Within the Pseudomonas sp. SL4(2022) genome, the region ATTCTGTCCGGTTCCAATTACCAGCCCGTGGCGCTGTACCGCGCGGGCCAGTGGCTGGCACGCTTCGAGCGCTGGCGACAAGGGCCAGAGGGACGCAGTGCTCTGCTGGAATTCGCCTCATTCGGTTCGTTCAACAAGGCCTTCAAACCTAACCGCACCGCCTTCGACTGGCTGAGCCGTGACCCTCTGGAAGTCGACAAGTACATCCATGACCCACTGTGCGGCTTCCGCTGCAGCAATCAGCTGTGGATCGACCTGCTCGGCGGCCTGCAACAGATCACCCCACTGGAAAATCTTGCGCAGATCGACAACAGCCTGCCGCTGCTGGTGATAGGCGGGGCCTGTGACCCGGTCAGCGACGGCCGCCGTCAGCAGGATCTGGGCAACGCCCTGAGGGCCGCCGGCAACCAGCACGTTCAAGTCAAACTCTATCCCGACGCGCGTCACGAGTTGCTCAACGAGAGCAATCGTGACGAAGTCACCGCCCAGATCATCGACTGGTTGCAGCAGGCCCTCAGCCAACCGCGCCAGTACCACCAACAGAGCCAAGAGAGTCACCCATGACCCAGAGCAGCAACACGCCCTACGACGCCCTCGAAGTCGGCCAGACCGCCAGCTACAGCAAGACCGTCAGCGAACGCGATATCCAGCTGTTTGCCGAGGTCTCCGGCGATCACAATCCGGTGCATCTGGATGCGGACTACGCTGCCACCACCATGTTCAAGGAGCGTATCGCCCACGGTATGTTCAGCGGTGCCTTGATCAGCGCCGCCGTAGCCTGCGAACTGCCTGGCCCCGGCACCATCTATATCGGCCAGAGCATGCGTTTCACCGCACCGGTGAAGCTCGGCGACACCCTCACCGTGCGCCTGGAAATCCTTGAGAAACTGCCAAAATTCCGCGTGCGTGTAGCCACTCGCGTGTTCAACCAGAACGATGAGCTGGTGGTCGATGGCGAAGCGGAAATCCTCGCCCCGCGCAAGGCACAGACTGTTGAATTGACTCAGCTGCCGCCCATCACCATCGGCTAAAAATTGCTCACGATCGACTGCCCGTTGCTCGGCGGCAAGATCATCAAGAGCTTCTAAGCTTGTTAGCCCACGTCACCGTCGCTGCCTGCGGCGGTGCTCCGCCCTTCTATACAATCGCGCCCGAGGCACTCCCGCTTCGGCGCTTCTGGAGATACCCATGTCCCTGTCCATGTACCAAGCATCCATCCCCGTCTTTACCCGCCAGCTGAACAACCTGTCGACCATCCTCGGCCTCGCCGCCGCCCACGCCGCAGAGAAAAACATCGAGCAGAGCGTATTTCTCAACGCCCGCCTGGCCCCCGATATGTTCCCGCTCAGCCGCCAGGTGCAAATCGCCTGCGACGGCGCCAAGGCTGGCGCTGCGCTGCTGGCTGAAGTGGAAGCACCCAGCCATGCCGACGACGAAACCAGCTTCGCCGAACTGCAAACGCGCATCGCCAAGACCCTGAGTTTTCTGCAAGGCCTGAGCGCCGCACAGATCGACGGCAGCGCAACACGCACCGTAACCCTCAAGCGCCGCGACAAAGAAACCCACTTCCAGGGTCAGGCCTTCCTGCTCGATCACGTCATGCCGAACTTCTACTTCCACTACACCACCGCCTACGCCATCCTGCGCCACAACGGCGTCAATATCGGCAAGCGCGACTTCCTCGGTACTCGTTAAGACAAGCGCCAGGTCTTACAGGCGACGCCGAAGGCCCCATCAGAAGGCCAAGCAGAATCGTTGTGGAAGGGTGCGAGCCGCATGGATGCGGCGAGAGGGCTGGCGCCACCGCGATAAAAGGCCAGGGACGGCCCTTGTACGCCGCCCCCTAGAGCAATGATGGAGTGAGGGAACCCGACGAAGTCGGGCCGGATGCAAGGGGAAAGAACCTTTGCTTACTTTTGGCGGGGCCGCCATCCGGGCGTTTGCCAAAAGTGAGCCGCCGTAAGGGCGGAACCACTCGTCAGTGGAAGACACAAACGGCGAATGGCTCGCCTGTCATAACCGTGCCCACTGCCCATCCACACGATGGGCCTGCAGGTGCGGCAGCACCGCTGCCAGCAATGGCTCCTTGAAGGCATCCTGAAAGCGATGGGCCAGTCCCGGAATCAGGCGCAGCTCACTGCCTTTGATATGCGCGGCCACATGCACACCGTGCATCACCGGCAGCAGCGGATCAGCCGTACCGTGCACCACCAGCGTCGGCACCTGCAAGCGGTTGAGCAGTTCGACCCGGCTCGGTTCGGCGAGGATGGCCAGCAACTGGCGTTGCACCCCCTCTGGGTTGAAAGCGCGGTCATAGGCGACCTGCGCCTGCTGTAACAATAACTGGC harbors:
- a CDS encoding alpha/beta hydrolase — protein: MPHHAFWLNSTDAAPLYVNRWCAEQPPKALLMVAHGMAEHSGRYARLAEALVAQGFEVYAHDQRGHGKTAEHGLLGHYADSKGWELVVNDLARLNHHMRQTHPQTPIFLLGHSMGSYIAQAYLMQHSCSLQGAILSGSNYQPVALYRAGQWLARFERWRQGPEGRSALLEFASFGSFNKAFKPNRTAFDWLSRDPLEVDKYIHDPLCGFRCSNQLWIDLLGGLQQITPLENLAQIDNSLPLLVIGGACDPVSDGRRQQDLGNALRAAGNQHVQVKLYPDARHELLNESNRDEVTAQIIDWLQQALSQPRQYHQQSQESHP
- a CDS encoding MaoC family dehydratase yields the protein MTQSSNTPYDALEVGQTASYSKTVSERDIQLFAEVSGDHNPVHLDADYAATTMFKERIAHGMFSGALISAAVACELPGPGTIYIGQSMRFTAPVKLGDTLTVRLEILEKLPKFRVRVATRVFNQNDELVVDGEAEILAPRKAQTVELTQLPPITIG
- a CDS encoding DUF1993 domain-containing protein, which translates into the protein MSLSMYQASIPVFTRQLNNLSTILGLAAAHAAEKNIEQSVFLNARLAPDMFPLSRQVQIACDGAKAGAALLAEVEAPSHADDETSFAELQTRIAKTLSFLQGLSAAQIDGSATRTVTLKRRDKETHFQGQAFLLDHVMPNFYFHYTTAYAILRHNGVNIGKRDFLGTR